In the genome of Populus nigra chromosome 9, ddPopNigr1.1, whole genome shotgun sequence, one region contains:
- the LOC133703973 gene encoding uncharacterized protein LOC133703973, with protein MLSIDFHKEYLDLVLVPCGLLIMFAYHLFLLYRYHKHPGTTIFDLENEDKKLWVQRVLQGAESDINRAVNVISSDTNIATYLATVSLTLSSLIGTWLGSSSNNNILESKRIYGDTRPFTIFIKNVCLLVSFLIAFSCFVQAAKNLVHANYLLSSPDKKRAAKKIEFAVKKGGELSFFGLRALYFALNMLLWFFGPIPMFVASIVMVIVLYYHDIHTVLLHDLYCELHCQKARAQGASGSFSY; from the exons ATGTTAAGCATAGATTTCCATAAGGAGTACCTTGATTTGGTCTTAGTCCCCTGTGGGCTTCTGATCATGTTTGCCTATCATCTGTTCCTTCTTTACAGATACCACAAACATCCTGGCACTACTATCTTTGACCTAGAGAACGAGGACAAGAAACTTTGGGTTCAAAGAGTTCTGCAG GGTGCTGAAAGTGATATTAACAGAGCTGTAAATGTGATTTCGAGCGACACAAACATAGCGACTTACTTAGCTACCGTCTCTTTGACTCTCAGTTCTCTTATTGGAACTTGGCTTGGAAGTAGTTCTAATAATAATATCCTTGAAAGCAAGAGAATTTATGGTGACACAAGGCCATTCACCATTTTCATCAAGAACGTATGCCTCCTCGTTTCTTTTCTCATtgctttttcatgttttgttcaAGCAGCAAAGAATTTGGTTCATGCAAATTATTTACTGAGCTCCCCAGACAAGAAAAGGGCAGcgaagaaaattgagtttgcggTTAAGAAAGGAGGTGAACTTTCCTTTTTCGGGCTCAGAGCTCTTTACTTTGCTCTTAACATGCTCCTTTGGTTTTTTGGTCCAATACCCATGTTTGTTGCCTCTATTGTTATGGTGATAGTCCTGTATTACCATGACATTCATACAGTTTTATTGCATGATCTCTATTGTGAGCTACATTGTCAGAAGGCTAGGGCACAAGGCGCCAGTGGCAGCTTTAGCTATTGA